The Streptomyces sp. NBC_00775 genome includes the window AGCCCCCGCGTGCCCCGGCGGGCCGCGCCGGGTTCTACGGCCTCGGCTGGAACGTCGGCTACGACGACCAGGGCCGACTGCGCCTCAACCACTCCGGCGCCTTCGATCTCGGCGCGAACACCAATGTGACGATGCTGCCCGGCGAACAGCTCGGCATCGTCGTCCTCACCAACGGAGCACCGGTGGGGCTCGCCGACTCGATCGCGCTGAACTTCTTCGACACCGCCCAGTACGGCAAGCCCACGGCCGACTGGCTCAGCCTGGTCGACCAGGTGTACCAGCAGCAGGAACGGGCGGGCCGCTCCCCCACCGACTACGCCAAGCCCCCGCAGAACGCTGCCGCCGCCCGGCCCGACAGCGCGTACACGGGCACGTACGCCAACGACTTCTACGGCCCGCTCACCGTCACAACCGACCAGGGCGGACTCACCATGAGCCTGGGCCCGAAGCCGATGAGGTTCCGGCTCACCCACTACGACGGCGACACGTTCAGCTTCGAGACGGTCGGCGAGAACGCGACCGGACTGTCCGGCGTCACGTTCAAGGGCGGCGGGCGGGCGACCGAGGTGACCGTCGAGGCCTGGGACCAGGACGGCCTGGGCACCTTCACCCGGCCATGAGACCCTCCGGGGTTACCACTTGCCGGGCGCGTAGTCCTTCAGGAAGACGCCGTACAGGTCCTCGCCCTGCTCGCCACGCACGATCGGGTCGTACACGCGGGCCGCGCCGTCGACGAGGTCGAGGGGGGCGTGGAAGCCCTCGTCGGCCAGGCGCAGCTTGTCGTAGTGCGGGCGCTCGTCGGTGATCCAACCGGTGTCCACCGAGGTCATCAGGATGCCGTCGGTCTGGAACATCTCCTGGCCGCTGGTCCGCGTCACCATGTTCATGGCAGCCTTCGCGGCGTTCGTGTTCGGGTGCCCCGCGCCCTTGTAGCCGCGGCCGAACACGCCTTCCATCGCCGAGACGTTCACGACGTACGCGCGTCCGCTCGTCGCCTGCTTCGCGGCCGCGGCCATCAGCGACCGCAGATTGCTGATCAGGATGAACGGCGCCGTGTAGTTGCACAGCTGGGTCTCGAGGAGCTCCACCGGGGAGATCTGCTCGATGGTCTGCACCCAGGTGTTGGTGTCGACGACGTCGGGGACGAGGCCGCCCGCGTCGATGGCGGTGCCGTCGAGGTGCCGGGCGACGCTGGCGTTACCCGCGACCAGGGCGAGCTCGGCGACCTTCTGTGCGTCGAGGCCGCTGGTCCCGAGGGGCAGCGCGGCGAGGCCGTCGACCGCGCCGGAGTTGAAGGCGCCGATGACGTGGTGGGCGGGCAGCTCACCGGCCGGCAGCGGGGCGCTCTCGCCCTCGACCAGCGCGGCGTACGCGGAGGGCAGGCGGCGCACCGTCTGTGTCGCGTTGTTGATCAGGATGTCGAGCGGACCCTGCTCGGCGATCCGGTCGGCCAGGGCCACGACCTGGGCCGGGTCGCGCAGGTCGGTGCCGACGATCTCCAGACGGTGGATCCAGTCCGCCGAGTCGTCCATGGCCTTGAAACGGCGGATGGCGTCCTTGGGGAACCGCGTGGTGATCGTGGTGTGCGCACCGTCGCGCAGCAGCCGCAGCGCGATGTACATGCCGATCTTGGCGCGGCCGCCGGTGAGCAGCGCGCGCTTGCCGGTGAGGTCGGCGCGGGCGTCGCGGCGAGAGCGGTTCAGGGCGGCGCAGTCCTGGCAGAGCTGGTGGTAGAAGTAGTCGACCTCGACGTACCGCGTCTTGCAGGTGTAGCAGGAGCGCGGGCGCTGGAGTATCCCCGCGATCTGCCCCTCCTCGGTCACCGACGACGGAAGGATGCCCTCGGTCTCGTCGTCGATGCGCTGGGCGGAGCCGGTCGCCGTGGACTCCGTGACCGCCCTGTCGTGGGCGGTCTTGGCGGCCCGGCGCTCCTGGCGACGGCGCTGCTTGACCATGCGGTAGACGCCCGCGGTGGCGCGGCGCACGGCGATGGCGTCGGGGTGGTCGACGTCGATCTTCTCGAGTTCGTCGAGCACGCCGAGGCAGACCGCCAGCCGCTCCGGGTCGATGCCGGGGCCGTACGAGGCCTCCGCGACCTCTGCCGTGTCCACGGCGGGGGTCGCCTGGCTGTCCTCTGTCACCGTCATCGCCGTTGCCGTTCCTCGGGTTGTGCGCCGCGTTCGAACCGCGCTCGCTTTCGAAGGCGGAATTTTACGGACCAATCGTTCGCGGCACCAAACCCGAGATGATCAACGGCCCTCAGGAACCACAGGCGATGATCAGCGTCTCGACCTCCTCGGACAGCGCACGGGCCAGCAGATCGAGGTCCGGCACGGCCTCCGCGTCGGCGACAAGGCCGTAGTGGACGCGTCCGCGGTACGTCGAGACGGCCACCGCCAGCGCCTGCCCGCGGGCCAGCGGGGCGAACGGATAGACCTCGGCGAGCGGGCAGCCGCCGAGCTTCAGGCCGAGGCTGGGCAGCGGCACGCTGGTGACGAGGATGTCGAACAGCAGCCGGGCCGCCTGACCGACGACGGGCCCGCCGAGCCGGTGCCCGAGCGGCGGTACGTGGTCGGCGAGCAGCGCGACGGCGCCCGCTCCGCGGTGGGGCCCCGCGTCCTTGTTGCGGTCCATCGCCGTACGCACCGTACGCAGCCGTCCCAGCGGGTCCGGGTCGTCGACCGGGAGGTGTATCAGATAGCCGGAGAGCCGGTTGCCCTGGGGATGCGCGGTGCGCGGGCGGCGCCTGGAGACGGGGATCAGGGCACGGGGGGTGACCCCGGCGCTGCCGTCGCCGCGTTCGTCGAGCCAGCGGCGCAGGGCGCCCGCGACGACGGCGATCAGGACGTCGTTGACGGTGCCGCCGACGGTCTTGCGGACGCGGTGCACCTCGTCGAGGTCGAGGGCCACGCCCGCGGTACGCCGGGTGCCGGTGGGCTGCGAGGTCAGGGCGGGCGTGGACCGTACGCCCAGGGTCGCGCGGGCGACGGAGGTGCCGATGTCGAGGGCGCGGCCCACGTCGGAGAGGGTGCCGCGGACCAGGCCCGGAAGCTTGCGGACGTCCGGGAAGAGCCCCCGGGGCGGCTCGGCGGGGCGCGGGCGGGGCTCCGGCATGTCCATCGGGTCCATGATGGCGGCGGCGAGCATCAGTGCCCGCAGCCCGTCGGCGAGCGCGTGGTGGAACTTGAAGAGCACGGCGAACGACACGCCGTCCTCGCCGGGCAGCACATGCGCCTCCCACGGCGGCCGGCCGCGCTCGAGCGGGCGCTCCATCAGCCGGCCCGCGACCGTGTGGAAGTCCGCGGTCGGCGCGTGCAGCCGTACGTGGTCGAGCGGCTCGAAGTCGGGCGCGGGCTCGCGGGCCGCGCTCCCGAAGGCCAACGGGTCGAGTGGCTGCCACACGTCACGGATCCGCATACGCAGCCCGGGAACGGCGGCCGCACGGGCCGCGAGCAGGTCGGCGGCGTGCGCGCCCGCGGTGGGCGAGTGGGCCTCGAAGACGCCGAGGGCGCCCAGGTGCATGGGGTGCTGGGCGGACTCGATGTTCCAGAAGGCCAGGTCGAGTGGAGCGAGGAGATCAGGAGTCAAAGGCTTGCTCTCGCGTCGACAAACGGGTGAGAAAGCAGTCAATCGCCGACTGGCGATTACGGTCAAGTACGATCAAGCTACGCATAGTTAACAGCAGATTAAGTCCCGCCCCTCGCGGAAGGGGCGGGGCCCAAGGGTCTCAGGTGGTGCCCGAGGTGCGCGTTAACCCGTCTGCGGTCATTTCAGGGCGGGCGGCGCGGCCTCGGCGGATGTCCCCCAGTCGGACGGCTCGGGGCCGACGGTGAAGGACAGCGAGCGCAGACGTCGTAGCGCCTCGGTCGTCAGATACGTACGAGCGTACGGGGATCCGTCGGCCCGGACCGACTGGATGTACCGGTCGCCGCCCGAGGTGCCCGGCGCCGTCACGGTCAGAGCGCCGTGCGGGTAGTAGCCCCGGTCGAGCGTGAGGTCGACGCGCTCGAAGACGGGCGTCGACAGGCCCCAGGTGTCGTCACCGGGCTGCACCGGAAAGATCCCAATGGACGAGAGCACATTCCAGGCGGACATCGTGCCCAGGTCGTCGTTGCCGGTCATCCCGGTCGGCGTGTCGGTGAACAGGGTCAACGCGGCATGCACCACATCGGTCGTCTTCCACGGCTGGCCGGTCGACAGATAGGTGTACGGGGCGATGAGGTCGGGTTCGTTCTGCGGGTTGTACTTGTCCGCGTTGTAGAAGTCGTACGGGCCGTTCACCCACACCTCGCGGGCGGTCTTCGCCGGGTCCTTGAGCAGCTGCTCGTACGCGAAGAACGAGTCGAGCCGGTCGTTGGCCGTCCGCCGGCCGCCGATCAGGCCGACCATGCCCGGCAGGTCCTGCGGCACGAGCCACTGGTACTGCCAGGCCGTGCCCTCGTGGAAGCCCTCGCTCTCGGCCGGGTCCGCCGGTCCGGTGAAGGCGCCGGAGGCGTCCCGGGCGCGGAAGAATCCGGTCGAACTGTCGTAGAGGTTGCGGTAGTTCCGGGAGCGCGCCAGATAGCGTGCGGCATCCGCGTCGTGGCCCAGGTCCCGCGCCATCTCACCCAGCACGCCGTCCGACAGGGCGTACTCCAGGGTCGCGGAGGCGCCGTGGCCGAAGTCCGAGTGGCCGGGCTTCAGGTTCGGGCGGCCCTTGATGTAGGGCGCGTAACCGTGTCCGATGTACTCGGCGTTGGCATCGCGGCCCACCGCCGGGGAATCGGCGGGCGGCATCCCGTCGGCGTTCTTCTTCAGCGCGCGGTAGGCCCGGGCCTCGTACCCCTTCAGCAGGCCCTGCTGGTAGGCGTTGGTGAGGAACGGGGTGACCGGGTCGCCGGTCATGATGTTCGTCTCGACCGTGGCGTAGCCCCACTTGGGCAGCCAGCCGCTCTCCTCGTCGATCCGGATGACGGAGATCGCCATGTCCCGGGACTCGCGCGGCGCGAGCAGGGCGAGCAGCTGGCACTGGGTGCGGTAGGTGTCCCACAGTGACCAGTTCTGGTAGTACGTGAAGCCTTCCGCGCGGTGGACCTTCAGGTCCCAGCCGGTGTAGCGGCCGTCGGCGTCGCTGCCGATGTTGGGCGCGAGGAAGGACCGGTAGAGCGACGAGTAGAACGTCCGGCGCAAGGTGTCGCCGCCGCCCTGGACGCGTACGTCGTCGAGCCGGTCCTCCCACGCGCGGCGGGCCTCGTCGCGGACGGCGTCGAACGAACGGCCGCCCTCGGAGCGCAGGTTGACGGCCGCGCCGGCGGCGTCCACGTACGAGAGCGCCGTGGTCGCCTCGACGGTACGGTCCTTCGTCGTGTCGAAACGGACGAAGGCGCCGCCCCGTCCCGTGCTCACCGACTCCTTGGAGCCCTCGGTGACGGTGTCGCCGTTCCAGGTTCCCGAGGTCATGAACGGCCGGTCGAAGCGGGTGATGGTGTACACGGTGTACGGCTTGGTCGCCCGGCAGAAGCCGCTGCCCGTGATCGTCGTCCGCACGGTCCGGTCGTCGAGGATCTCGACCTTGGCGGAGACCGCCCTGTGCAGCGACTGCCCGGCGTTGAGCAGCACGTTGGCCTTGTCCGTGGCCGGGAAGGTGTAGCGCTGCACCCCGGTGCGCGCGGTGGCCGTCAGCTCGGCGACGATGCCGGTCTTCAGGCCGACCTTGTAGGAGCCGGGGCTCGCCTTCTCGGTGTCATGGCTGAACTCGGCCTGGTACTTGGCGTAGTCCGTACCGATGACGTCACCCGTCGTCGGCAGCACGGGCAGGTCGCCACCGATGGCGCAGCCGACGCCTGACAGATGGACGAGGGAGAAGCCGCGGATGTGGTTCTGGGAGTAGTCGTAGCCGGTGTAGTGGCCGGTGTCCGGCGAGAACTGCACCATCCCGAAGGGCACCGCGGCGCCGGGATAGGTGTTGCCCTCGTTCTGTGTGCCGATGAACGGGTTCACCAGATCGGTGAGTTGACCGTCGCGCGGCTCGGCGGCCTGGGCGGGGGGCGGGGCGAACAGTGCGGACGCCGTCACCAGCCCGGCCGCGCACAGGCGCAGGCGCCGGGTCCATCTCATGCGGGAGCCTCCGATGGATCGACATCGTTGTCTTCCCGCATGGTCGTGGCTGGGGCCCGGGTTCCCCGGCAAGGACATGAAAAGGGAGATAAAAGAGGCACAAAGGGCGCAGGGACAACGGCCCCGGCGACCGGGGCCGTTGTCCCTGCACGGTGGGCTACGAGACGCGCTGGCCCTTGCCCAGCGCGATCACCCCGCCCTTCGACACCGTGTAGAGGTCGGAGTCCCGCTCCGGATTGACGCCGATGGTCGCGCCCGGCGGCACCTCGACGTTCTTGTCGAGGACCGCGCCGCGCACCACCGCACCCCGGCCTATCTTGACGTTGTCGTGCAGGACCGAGCCCTGGACGACGGCTCCCGGGTCGACGACGACGCCCGGGGAGAGCACCGACCTCGTGACCTGCCCCCGTATCAGACAGCCCGCGCTGATGATGGACTCGCTGGCGATGCCACCGGCGTTGAATCTCGCCGGCGAGAGCTGCCCGGAGCTGGTGTAGACGGGCCAGCTGCGGTTGAAGAGATTGAAGGCGGGGCGTTCGGCGATCAGGTCCATGTGGGCGTCGTAGTACGCGTCGAGGGTGCCGACGTCCCGCCAGTAGCCCTGGTCGCGGGTGGTCTCGCCGGGTACGTGGTTGTCGCTGAAGTCGTACAGCTGCGCCTCGCCCCGGTCGGTGAGCATGGGAAGGATCGAACCGCCCATGTCGTGCACGGAGTGCCCGTCCTCGGCGTCCCGCTGGAGCGCTTCGACCAGGGTCTTGGTGGTGAAGATGTAGTTGCCCATCGAGGCGAAGACGCACTCGGGGTCGTCCGGCAGCCCGGGCGGATCGGCGGGCTTCTCCAGGAATCCCTGTACGGTCTGGCCGTCGGAGCCCGGGCTGATGACCCCGAAGGACGACGACTCGGCGCGCGGCACCCGTATCCCGGCGACCGTCACGCCCGCGCCGCCCTCGATGTGCTGGGCGAGCATCTGCCGCGGATCCATGCGGTAGACGTGGTCGGCGCCGAACACCGCGATGTAGTCGGGCCGTTCGTCGTGCACGAGGTTGAGGGACTGCAGGATCGCGTCCGCGCTGCCCAGATACCAGCGGGGGCCGAGCCGCTGCTGGGCCGGGACGGGAGTCACGTAGTTGCCGAGCAGGCTCGACATCCGCCAGGTCGTGGTCACATGCCGGTCCAGGGAGTGCGACTTGTACTGCGTCAGGACGCAGATGCGCAGGATGTCGGCATTGACGAGGTTGGAGAGCACGAAGTCGACGAGGCGGTACGTACCGCCGAAGGTGACCGCGGGTTTCGCGCGGTCCGCGGTGAGGGGCATCAGACGCTTGCCCTCTCCACCCGCAAGTACGATTCCCAGCACCGAAGGCCCACCGCGCCGCATACCGCCGCCCCTCTACGCCCGGTCGAGCCGCGCCCGCTGTACCGGGGCGGCCCCCTCGCTGAACTACGCCTGTCCGATGGTTACCCCGGTTTGAGGGCTTCCTCGTACAGCTGCACGGTCCGCCGGGCCACCGCGTCCCAGCCGAACTCCCGCACCGCGCGCTCCCGTCCGGCCTCGCCCATCCGCCGGGCGGTCCCCGGGTCGGCGAGCACGGAGTCGAGGGCGATCGCCAGACTCGCCTCGAAGTTGCCCTCGACGGGCACGAGGACACCCGTCACGCCGTCCTCGACCACCTCGGGAATCCCGCCGACCCGCGAGGCCACCACGGCCGTTCCGCAGGCCATCGCCTCCAGGTTGACGATGCCGAGCGGCTCGTACACCGAGGGGCAGACGAACACGGCGGCGTGGGTGAGGAGTTGGATGACGTCGGGGCGCGGCAGCATCTGCGGGATCCAGTGGACTCCCTCGCGTACGCGGCTCAGCTCCTGGAAGAGGTCGCGGAACTCCCGGTCGATCTCGGGAGTGTCGGGGGCACCCGCGCACAGCACCACCTGCACGGCCGGGTCGATGTCCCGTACCGCGCGCAGGAGGTGGGGCACGCCCTTCTGGCGGGTGATGCGGCCGACGAACAGGACGTAGGGGCGGCCGGTGTCGAGGCCGATGCGGTCGAGGACGTCCGTGCCGTGGTCCGGCTGGTACAGGGAGGTGTCGATGCCGTTGTGCACCACGCGCACCTTGGCCGGGTCCAGGGCCGGGTAGCAGCTGAGGATGTCCTCGCGCATGGCGCCGGAGACGGCGATCACGGCGTCCGCGGACTCGATGGCGGTGCGCTCGGCCCAGCTGGAGAGGGCGTAGCCGCCGCCGAGCTGCTCGGCCTTCCAGGGGCGCAGCGGCTCCAGCGAGTGGGCGGTCATGACGTGCGGGATGCCGTACAGGAGCTTGCCGAAGTGTCCGGCGAGGTTGGCGTACCAGGTGTGCGAGTGGACGAGCTCGCGGCCTTCGAGGGCGGCGGCGATGGAGAGGTCCACGGAGAAGGTGCGCAGGGCGTCGTTGGCGCCGTCGAGCGTGGGCCAGGGCCGGTGGCGTAAGACTCCGCCCGCGGCGCCCTCGCCCCAGCAGTGCACATCCAGGTCCGTGAGGCCGCGCAACTCGCGTGCGAGGAACTCGACATGGACGCCCGCACCGCCGTACACGTCCGGCGGGTACTCCCGGGTCAGCAGTCCCACGCGCACACAGAACCCCCCGTCATAGCGACTGGTGTCCCTCATGGTCACTCAGATGGGGCAGTTGGGGAAGAGCACACGGGGACCGCGGCCGTCAGGAACGGCGGGGCGCGGGCCGCGGCGGGCGGTCGAAGCAGCAGTCGCCGCACAGTCCGCCGCCGGGCAGGCGGTAGTAGAGACAGCAGCTGCGGCGGCGGAGTGTGCGGGGGTCGAGGGTGCGGGAGAGGTCGGGGTGCGTGAAGAGTGCGGAGGCGAGGCCGCGGGCCCGATCGCCCACCTCCGTACGGTTGTTGGCCCGCGCCCAGCGGTCGAGCTGGCGTACGGCGCCGGCCAGGGCGGAGCCCGCGTTGCCCCACAAAAGGCCTGGTGAGACGCGGTACCGGGAGTGCAGAGCCGCCGCCAGCGGGACGAGGTGACCGGCTCGTACGACCTCGTCGGCGGCCGTGACGGGCAGGGCGCGCACCTCGGACAGCCACAGATCGTCCGGAGTGCTGCCGTCCGGATCCCAGTGGAGCAGTTTCGGATCGAGGTCGGGCAGCCGGCCGTACAGTGCGGCGGCGCCGACCGCGATCGACCACAGCCGGGCCGCGAGGGCCTGGTGCGCGATCGAGGCCGCGATCCGCGATTCCGGCGCATGAATACTCTGCGTGACCTTGCGCACACGAAAAGTTAGCGGATCCGCGTAAACATCATCGCGGGCGTCAACCTGTGGCGAACCGTACGCCTGCGCGAGGGTCGGCAGCGGGCCGCGCGGCGGTACGCCGGTGCGTAGTACGAAGAATCCGCCGAGCGCGTCGAGCGCCGCGAGTTCGGGGTCGAGGTCCACGAAGAGCAGTAGTACCAAGCCCCCTAGGGGATTCCACCAGCGGGTCGGAGCTCCGTGTAACCCACCCTGGGGAGGACAGTGGGCGATTCGTACTCCATCGGCAGTAGGACCCAATGCCTGCTCAGGTACGACGACGAGAACTAAATCGCGGGGCAGAGTTGTTTGCATGGAAGCCGACCGTTCGCCGCGCCGGGCCGATGGCCCGCGCCGTACGCAGAGGAGGGACTCATGAGCGCCCTCGCTTTGTCCGTGTTGCTCTCGTTCGTTTCCGCCGTGGCGTACGCGGGCGGAGCGATCGTTCAGGAGCAGGTCGCCCTGACCTCCCCCGGCCAGGCCTACGCACCGCTGCGCAGGCCGGGCTGGTGGGCAGCCGTGGGGTTGACCGGGCTCGGCGGGTCGCTGCACGTGGTGGCCCTCGCCTACGGCCCGCTGAGCCTCGTACAGCCGCTCGGCGCGCTGACCATAGTCTTCGCCCTTCCCATGGCGGCCCTGTTCGTCGGCCGCAAGGCCGGGGCGACCGCCTGGCGCGGCGCGATCATGGCCACGGTGGGCCTCGCGGGCCTGCTGTCGCTGGTCGGCGCCTCCGACGCGCAGTCCCTGAGCGACGCCCAGCGGGTGGCGCTGGCCGTGGTGGCCGGCGGCTCGGTGGCGGCCCTGATGGTGGCGGGCCGCGCCGCGCACCGGCACCCGGCCGTGCGCAGTGTGCTCCTCGCGGTCGCGGCGGGCATCGCCTTCAGCATGTCCTCGGTGTTCACGAAGACGGTCGCGGTGGACTGGTCGCAGCAGGTCTCGCTCTCCGACCTGTCCAGCCTCGCCGTGATCGCTGTCTTCGCGACGGCCGGCATGCTGCTCTCGCAGGCCTCCTACCGGGGCGCCGGTCTGGCGGCGCCGCTGGCCACGCTGACGGTCGTGAACCCCGTCGTGGCGGCCGCCGTAGGCATCACGATGTTCGGCGAAACCTTCCGCTACGGCACGACCGGCACCGTTCTCGCACTGGGCTGCGGAGTCGTCGCGGCGGGCGGTCTGATCCTGCTGACGACGGAGCGGATCAGCGGCACGCGGCCGGCGACCGCACCCGCCGCGCTCGCGGTCGAGTCGGACCCCGACGATCTCGTCGGCGAACCGGCTCCTGTCGCCGTCGCATCGGCTCCGGTGGCCGAAGCGGCCGGTCCGGGCCCGCTGCCCGGCACGGTCGAGTCGGACCTGGCCGCGCTCACGGCCGCCGAGGCGGAGCTGCTCGCGGGGCTCCCCGGGCAGCCCGTCGGCAACGACATCTTCGTACCGGCTCCGACGAGGGTGCCGGCGGTGGAGGGCGCGTCGCGGGACACGGTGGCGGAGGACGAGCTGCCGTACTACACCGCCCTGTACGGCGGGCCCTATCTACCGGTGCCGTTCGTCAGCCACCACCGCACGCGCGTCAAATCCTGACCCCGCCCGCCCTCAGGTAGGCCACCGGGTCGATGTCGGTTCCGAAGCCGGGCCCCGTCCGCACCTCGAAGTGCAGATGGGGCCCTGTGCTGTTGCCCGTGGACCCCGAGCGGCCGATGCGCTGGCCGCCCACCACGCTCTGCCCGGCCTTCACGGAGATCGCGGACAGATGGCCGTACTGCGTGTAGCGGCCGTCGGCGTGCCGGATCACCACCTGGTAGCCGAAGGAGCCGCCCCAGCCCGCGCTCACGACATGACCGGCCGCGACCGCCTTCACGGACGTGCCGGTGGGCACCGGGAAGTCGACACCCGTGTGGTAGCCCTTCGACCAGGACGAACCGGCGGCACGGTAGGGCGTGCCGGTCGCGGCGTTCACGGGGGCGACGAAGGACGGGGCCTTCTTGGTCTTCTCCGAGGAGGTCTTGTCGGCCGAGGACTTCTTCGTCGACGTCGGCGCACTCTGGGTGTGCACGGGCGCCTGGGCCTTGCCGCGCAGGTTCAGCCGCTGCCCCGGCAGGATCAGGTCCGGGTCGGAGCCCACGGTCGTGCGGTTCGCGGCGTACAAGCGCTCCCAGCCGCCCTGGACGTGCCGGGAGTCGGCGATGCCGGAGAGCGTGTCGCCGTGGACGACGGTGTACATCTCGGCGGTGCCCGCCTGCGACTGGGGCGTGGTCTGCGGCTTCACGTCCCGTACGGAGCGCTGTGTCGTCTGGGGCGAGGTGCCGGACGGGCTGATGTCGGGGGTGTCGCCGCCTCTGGTCAGTCCGGCACGCACCGAGCACACCGGCCAGGCGCCGGGCCCCTGGCCCTTCAGCACCTTCTCGGCGATGGCGATCTGCTGGTCCTTGGTGGCCTGATTCGCGTGCTGGGCGTAGACCTTGCCGCCGTACGCCTCCCAGGTGGACTGGGTGAACTGCAGCCCGCCGTAGTAGCCATTGCCCGTGTTGATGCTCCAGTTGCCGCTGGACTCACAGGCGGCGACCTTGTTCCAGGTGCCGACATCGGCCGCGTGGGCGACACCGGCGCTGACGAGCGGGAGCGCGATGCCCGCGCCGCCCGCCGTGACGGTGAGCGAGGCGCGGTTGATCCTGTTGGGCTGGTACCGGCGGTGCCGACCGCGTACGGCCATGAGCGAGCCCCCCTCGACATGCGTCAGGAGCGGCAAAAGTAAGCGCTGCGAACAGGCCATGACAAGAGAGCAATCGGTCATGCTGTGCCCCTCCCGTGACCTACGAGGCGGCCGCCTCCCGCTGCCGTCGCGTCACCTCGTCACGGATCCCCTCCGCGTCCTCGACCGTGCTGTGGTACGTCAGTCGGGGCTCGTCCCCGTGCGCCACGGTGACCGTGATGGCGCGTTCGGCGAGGAGCGTGGCGGGCAGGACCGCGCGGGACAGGGCGCGGGAGAGCACCCCTCTCAGCTGTGCCTCGGGGGCGTCGCCGCGGGCGGTGAGGCGGATGGCCAGGTTGTGGAAGCTGCTGGAGATCTCGCGGT containing:
- a CDS encoding transglycosylase family protein, producing the protein MAVRGRHRRYQPNRINRASLTVTAGGAGIALPLVSAGVAHAADVGTWNKVAACESSGNWSINTGNGYYGGLQFTQSTWEAYGGKVYAQHANQATKDQQIAIAEKVLKGQGPGAWPVCSVRAGLTRGGDTPDISPSGTSPQTTQRSVRDVKPQTTPQSQAGTAEMYTVVHGDTLSGIADSRHVQGGWERLYAANRTTVGSDPDLILPGQRLNLRGKAQAPVHTQSAPTSTKKSSADKTSSEKTKKAPSFVAPVNAATGTPYRAAGSSWSKGYHTGVDFPVPTGTSVKAVAAGHVVSAGWGGSFGYQVVIRHADGRYTQYGHLSAISVKAGQSVVGGQRIGRSGSTGNSTGPHLHFEVRTGPGFGTDIDPVAYLRAGGVRI